One genomic segment of Rubripirellula tenax includes these proteins:
- a CDS encoding sodium:solute symporter family protein, protein MSPGMIKVTIIGVYLGLLLALGLFSSRLFKGTSKDYLLASHSIGPFLLLMSLFGTTMTGFALVGSTGEAFAEGVGVYGMLASSSGIIHSLCFFVLGVKLWSWGKKYGYTTQAGFFRDRLDSDKIGLVLFPILVGLVVPYLLVGVISAGKAIEGATRGDFPGLTESGAIPPWLTELVICVVVLVYVFFGGMRGTAWANTFQTIVFMVLGVVAFYLIATGLAAKSVADGRAHQTTDGQRVVRTEPPTGLWDSLHIVSQEIPKARRVRDQVTPEDQIESVEAPPQFRTRERMDPWMFFTYMLIPFSVGMFPHLFQHWLTAKSGSAFKLPVVAHPVFILIVWIPCVLIGVWATSGLINIPPPIAGDPNKVLGFMVKSLSGDVLGGFLLAGILAAIMSSLDSQFLCIGTMFTTDVVVHYGGKDRFSDKQIITISRLFIIAIVAVTYFLSLTDIAQTRVFQLGIWCFSGFSSLFPLVLLAVYWRGLSKWGAYAGVLTAAGVWYALFAASEFGAIENWSVDFTIGERTIHTMPVATIFFASLVATVVVSLVTPKPSAETLAKFFPETT, encoded by the coding sequence ATGAGTCCGGGAATGATCAAAGTCACCATCATCGGCGTATATCTTGGGTTGCTCCTCGCGCTCGGATTGTTTTCTTCGCGGTTGTTTAAAGGTACGTCAAAAGACTACTTGTTGGCCAGCCACTCCATCGGTCCGTTCTTGCTGTTGATGTCGTTGTTCGGCACCACCATGACGGGATTCGCGCTGGTCGGTTCGACCGGCGAAGCATTCGCCGAAGGCGTCGGCGTATATGGGATGCTGGCGTCGTCGTCCGGCATCATCCACTCACTCTGCTTTTTTGTACTCGGCGTCAAGCTCTGGTCGTGGGGCAAAAAGTACGGCTACACGACTCAGGCCGGTTTCTTTCGCGATCGACTCGACAGCGACAAAATCGGATTGGTCTTGTTTCCGATCCTGGTGGGCTTGGTCGTGCCGTACTTGTTGGTCGGTGTGATCTCGGCTGGCAAAGCGATCGAAGGCGCCACGAGAGGTGACTTCCCCGGTTTGACCGAATCGGGCGCGATCCCACCGTGGTTGACCGAATTGGTCATTTGCGTGGTCGTGCTCGTCTACGTCTTCTTTGGCGGCATGCGAGGCACGGCATGGGCCAACACGTTTCAAACGATCGTGTTCATGGTCTTGGGTGTTGTCGCGTTCTACCTGATCGCGACGGGCTTGGCGGCCAAGTCGGTTGCCGATGGACGCGCCCACCAAACAACCGACGGTCAAAGAGTCGTTCGCACCGAACCTCCGACCGGCCTTTGGGACTCTTTGCATATCGTGTCTCAAGAAATCCCCAAGGCCCGACGTGTGCGAGACCAAGTGACGCCCGAGGATCAAATCGAATCGGTCGAAGCACCGCCCCAGTTCCGCACGCGTGAGCGAATGGACCCGTGGATGTTCTTCACTTACATGTTGATTCCATTTTCGGTCGGCATGTTTCCCCACCTATTCCAGCATTGGTTGACGGCCAAGAGCGGATCGGCGTTCAAGTTGCCGGTCGTAGCCCACCCGGTGTTCATCTTGATCGTTTGGATACCTTGCGTTTTGATCGGCGTTTGGGCGACGTCGGGACTGATCAACATTCCGCCACCGATCGCCGGCGACCCCAACAAGGTGTTGGGATTCATGGTCAAGTCGTTGTCGGGTGACGTGCTGGGCGGATTCCTGCTGGCCGGCATTCTGGCGGCGATCATGTCCAGCCTCGACAGCCAATTCCTTTGCATCGGCACGATGTTCACGACCGACGTGGTGGTCCACTACGGCGGCAAAGATCGATTTAGCGACAAACAGATCATCACGATCTCGCGACTGTTCATCATCGCAATCGTTGCGGTGACGTATTTCCTTAGCCTGACGGACATCGCTCAAACACGAGTCTTTCAGCTTGGCATTTGGTGCTTCAGCGGGTTCAGCAGTTTGTTCCCGTTGGTGCTGTTGGCGGTTTACTGGCGTGGGTTGTCCAAGTGGGGCGCCTATGCCGGTGTGTTGACGGCGGCAGGTGTTTGGTACGCCCTGTTCGCGGCATCGGAATTCGGCGCGATCGAAAACTGGTCGGTCGATTTCACGATCGGCGAGCGGACGATCCACACCATGCCGGTCGCTACCATCTTCTTTGCGTCGCTGGTCGCAACGGTGGTGGTGTCGCTGGTGACACCGAAACCGAGCGCCGAGACGCTGGCAAAGTTTTTCCCTGAAACGACTTGA
- a CDS encoding DUF3311 domain-containing protein: protein MKKVVWGLVLLLVVLHQDIWNWDNDRLVFGFLPVTLAYHAGLSIAASVVWLIAATTAWPIQDDDDSVNDATSEVAR, encoded by the coding sequence ATGAAGAAAGTTGTATGGGGACTCGTGCTCCTGCTTGTGGTGCTGCACCAAGACATTTGGAACTGGGACAACGACCGATTGGTCTTTGGATTTCTGCCGGTGACGCTTGCCTATCACGCGGGTTTGTCGATCGCCGCTTCGGTCGTTTGGCTGATCGCGGCGACCACCGCATGGCCGATCCAAGATGACGACGATAGCGTCAATGATGCAACATCGGAGGTGGCACGATGA
- the mnmA gene encoding tRNA 2-thiouridine(34) synthase MnmA has protein sequence MARIVLAMSGGVDSSVAAHLLLDAGHDVVGVFMRHSDESSAVCKVDDQAASTSLPVLGGMASGRADHKQGCCTASDAADARRVATKMDIPFYALDLTDDFRRIVDYFVDDYLTGRTPNPCVRCNQWIKFGRLFDYADGIDAEFVATGHYARMEKAAGVNQLHRGLDSNKDQSYALFGIRRDRLDRMLLPVGGFEKPRIREIAEGLGLGVAGKKDSQEICFVTQGHHSDFVRARDPKRSANTDGEIVTTEGKVVGRHAGYEAFTVGQRKKLGVAMGEPYFVVRIEPDTRRVVIGRKESLERDGLTAGEANWLVDVGDVPQQVSVQIRYNGSPKPGTISIDPDSPDRFAVRFDQPELAVAPGQAAVVYDGTRVIGGGWIE, from the coding sequence ATGGCTCGGATTGTTCTCGCGATGAGTGGCGGCGTTGATTCGAGCGTTGCTGCGCACCTGCTTTTGGATGCCGGACACGACGTCGTCGGTGTCTTCATGCGGCACAGCGACGAATCGAGTGCCGTGTGCAAAGTAGACGATCAAGCCGCTTCGACTAGCCTTCCCGTGCTGGGGGGCATGGCATCGGGGCGTGCCGATCACAAACAGGGTTGCTGTACCGCGTCGGATGCTGCCGATGCTCGCCGAGTGGCGACAAAGATGGACATTCCTTTTTATGCACTCGACTTGACCGACGATTTCCGGCGGATTGTCGATTACTTCGTCGACGACTATTTGACGGGGCGAACGCCAAACCCGTGTGTGCGTTGCAACCAGTGGATCAAGTTTGGTCGTTTGTTCGACTATGCCGATGGCATCGACGCCGAATTCGTGGCGACCGGGCATTACGCCCGGATGGAAAAAGCCGCCGGCGTCAACCAACTTCACCGGGGGTTGGACTCGAACAAGGATCAATCGTACGCCTTGTTTGGGATTCGGCGTGACCGTTTGGATCGGATGCTGTTGCCGGTTGGCGGCTTTGAAAAACCTCGCATTCGTGAAATTGCCGAAGGCTTGGGGTTGGGCGTTGCGGGGAAAAAAGACAGCCAAGAGATCTGTTTCGTCACGCAGGGTCACCACAGCGATTTCGTTCGGGCCCGTGATCCGAAGCGGTCCGCTAACACCGATGGCGAGATTGTCACGACGGAAGGCAAAGTCGTCGGCCGGCACGCCGGATATGAAGCGTTCACCGTCGGCCAGCGGAAGAAATTGGGGGTCGCGATGGGCGAACCGTACTTCGTCGTCCGCATCGAACCGGACACGCGGCGCGTCGTGATCGGCCGCAAAGAGTCGCTCGAGAGGGACGGATTGACGGCCGGCGAGGCCAATTGGTTGGTCGACGTTGGCGACGTTCCCCAACAGGTTTCGGTCCAAATCCGTTACAACGGATCGCCGAAACCGGGGACAATTTCGATCGACCCGGACTCCCCCGATCGGTTCGCCGTGCGGTTCGACCAGCCGGAATTGGCGGTCGCGCCAGGCCAGGCGGCGGTCGTCTACGACGGGACTCGTGTGATCGGTGGGGGCTGGATCGAGTGA
- the prfB gene encoding peptide chain release factor 2 (programmed frameshift), giving the protein MDADLVNRSKEITKRLKQLGDSLDYSAKLQEGKAIELKMGEPDFWNDNESAQKTVMELKALKAIVGPMTELTSSAEDMSALFEMAEDDDSIVAEVASEIARLEKILDDLELKALLNGPNDSAGAILSINARDGGTDANDWADMLLRMYSAWAVGEDFKIELLDRQDNDEAGINHASIAIRGPMAYGYLKGEEGMHRLVRISPFNSEGKRQTSFAAVSVSPEIDDSFVVEIEDKDVRIDTYRAGGAGGQHVNKTDSAVRLTHVPTNTVVQCQNERSQHQNKETAWKMLRAKLARIEEERREAEEARKYETQARTGFGSQIRNYFLHPDQRVKDARTGHYVGNFNSVMDGSELQGFLDAFLMLKAGKIEATS; this is encoded by the exons ATGGACGCCGACCTCGTCAATCGCAGCAAAGAGATCACCAAGCGACTGAAACAGCTCGGAGACTCTCTT GACTACTCTGCCAAATTGCAGGAAGGCAAAGCGATCGAGCTGAAGATGGGCGAGCCGGATTTCTGGAACGACAACGAATCGGCCCAGAAGACCGTGATGGAATTGAAGGCTCTCAAGGCGATCGTCGGCCCGATGACGGAATTGACCAGCTCGGCCGAGGATATGTCGGCGCTGTTCGAAATGGCCGAAGACGACGATTCGATCGTCGCCGAAGTTGCGTCGGAAATCGCCCGGTTAGAAAAGATCCTCGACGATCTCGAACTGAAGGCATTGCTAAACGGTCCCAACGATTCGGCCGGTGCGATCCTATCAATCAATGCGCGCGACGGCGGTACCGACGCGAACGATTGGGCCGACATGTTGCTGCGGATGTATTCGGCGTGGGCCGTCGGCGAGGACTTCAAGATCGAACTGTTGGACCGACAAGACAACGACGAAGCCGGCATCAACCACGCATCGATCGCGATCCGCGGACCGATGGCGTATGGCTACCTCAAAGGCGAAGAAGGCATGCACCGACTCGTTCGGATCAGCCCCTTCAACAGTGAAGGGAAACGTCAAACCAGTTTCGCCGCCGTCAGTGTTTCGCCGGAGATCGATGACTCGTTCGTCGTCGAAATCGAAGACAAGGACGTTCGGATCGATACCTATCGGGCCGGTGGTGCGGGCGGTCAACACGTCAACAAAACCGACAGCGCCGTTCGTTTGACGCACGTCCCCACCAACACGGTCGTTCAGTGCCAAAACGAACGATCCCAGCATCAGAACAAGGAAACCGCTTGGAAGATGTTGCGCGCGAAGTTGGCTCGGATCGAAGAGGAGCGTCGTGAGGCCGAGGAAGCTCGCAAGTATGAAACGCAAGCTCGAACCGGATTCGGTAGCCAGATCCGGAACTACTTCTTGCACCCCGACCAGCGCGTCAAAGATGCTAGGACCGGGCACTACGTCGGCAACTTCAACAGCGTCATGGACGGCAGCGAACTGCAAGGATTTTTGGACGCGTTCTTGATGCTAAAAGCAGGCAAGATCGAAGCGACGTCGTAG
- a CDS encoding FdhF/YdeP family oxidoreductase: MKVGSGGGFRAILYTFKKGKEAGGVWKLYKALRSRNSCKTCALGMGGQKGGMVNEAGHFPEVCKKSMQAMAADMQPGIDPNFWKKTSIADLKAMTPYQLERLGRLIHPVRYRQGESHYEVITWQEAFDAIAAKFESLTPDETFWYFSGRSSNEAGFLLQLMARVYGTNNVNNCSYYCHQASGVGLQSSVGSGTATIQLDDLEESDCVFLIGGNPASNHPRLMTTLMKIRRRGGTVIVINPVRETGLVRFRVPSDPVSLMLGTKIASHYYQPHIGGDLAMLWGIAKAVKNAGTLDNDFMRDHCRDSQEWLAAVDRLSWEEIETKSGVARSEIEEIAKVYSNAKRVVFSWTMGITHHANGVENVQAIANLAMCRGMVGRPGCGLMPIRGHSNVQGIGSVGVTPKLKDQIFDSLQSKFGVTLPTTVGKDTLECMESAATGEIKAGFCLGGNLYGSNPDSTFAATAMSNLEMNVMLNTTMNTGHAHGLAAETIILPVLARDEEPEPTTQESMFNYVRLSDGGPRRLPGPRSEVEIIAAIGERLIPDAKGIDWTAMKQTATIRDWIGAVVPGYGKITEIGTTKEEFQIDGRTFREKKFGTEDGRAVMHTHTLPNLKGLGQQELRMMTVRSEGQFNTVVYEEEDLYRNQDRRDIILMHPDDLKRLGLQHDQRVTIKSETGSLPGILARGYEEIRPGNALMYYPESNVLVSRQVDPASKTPAFKNVVVTIEK; this comes from the coding sequence GTGAAAGTCGGAAGCGGCGGCGGATTTCGCGCGATTCTTTACACCTTCAAGAAAGGCAAAGAAGCGGGCGGCGTCTGGAAACTCTACAAGGCTCTTCGATCACGCAACTCGTGCAAGACGTGCGCCCTTGGCATGGGCGGACAAAAGGGTGGCATGGTCAACGAGGCCGGGCACTTCCCCGAAGTCTGCAAAAAAAGCATGCAGGCGATGGCCGCCGATATGCAGCCCGGCATCGATCCGAATTTCTGGAAGAAGACTTCCATCGCCGACTTAAAGGCGATGACGCCGTATCAGCTCGAGCGGCTGGGCCGTTTGATCCACCCGGTTCGCTATCGCCAAGGCGAATCGCACTACGAAGTCATCACGTGGCAAGAAGCATTCGATGCGATCGCCGCCAAATTCGAATCGTTGACGCCCGACGAAACGTTCTGGTACTTCAGCGGCCGCAGCAGCAATGAAGCCGGCTTCCTTCTGCAATTGATGGCTCGTGTCTACGGGACCAACAACGTCAACAACTGCAGCTACTATTGCCACCAAGCAAGCGGCGTCGGCTTACAATCCAGCGTCGGCAGCGGCACGGCGACGATCCAATTGGACGACTTGGAAGAATCGGATTGCGTGTTCCTGATCGGCGGCAACCCGGCCAGCAATCACCCGCGTTTGATGACGACGTTGATGAAGATCCGTCGTCGCGGTGGCACGGTCATCGTGATCAATCCTGTCAGAGAAACCGGGTTGGTCCGTTTCCGCGTGCCCAGCGATCCGGTGTCGTTGATGCTGGGCACCAAGATCGCCAGCCATTACTACCAACCGCATATCGGCGGTGACTTGGCGATGTTGTGGGGGATCGCCAAAGCGGTCAAAAACGCTGGCACCTTGGACAACGATTTCATGCGTGACCACTGCCGCGACAGCCAAGAATGGTTGGCCGCGGTGGATCGTTTGTCATGGGAAGAAATCGAAACCAAGTCGGGCGTCGCGCGCAGCGAGATCGAAGAAATCGCAAAGGTTTACTCGAACGCCAAACGCGTCGTGTTCTCTTGGACGATGGGCATCACGCACCACGCCAACGGTGTCGAGAACGTCCAAGCGATCGCCAACTTGGCGATGTGCCGAGGCATGGTCGGCCGCCCGGGTTGTGGGTTGATGCCGATCCGCGGTCACAGCAACGTTCAAGGCATCGGCAGCGTCGGCGTGACACCAAAATTGAAGGATCAGATCTTCGATTCTTTGCAATCAAAATTCGGCGTCACTTTACCCACGACAGTCGGCAAGGACACGCTCGAGTGCATGGAGTCGGCCGCCACCGGCGAAATCAAAGCCGGCTTCTGTTTGGGCGGAAACCTGTACGGTTCCAACCCCGATTCGACGTTCGCGGCAACCGCGATGTCGAACTTGGAAATGAACGTGATGCTCAATACGACGATGAATACCGGCCACGCGCACGGATTGGCGGCCGAGACGATCATCTTGCCGGTGCTGGCACGCGACGAAGAACCCGAACCGACCACCCAAGAATCGATGTTCAACTACGTTCGGTTGAGTGACGGTGGTCCGCGACGTCTGCCCGGTCCGCGTAGCGAAGTGGAAATCATCGCCGCCATCGGTGAACGATTGATTCCGGACGCCAAAGGCATCGATTGGACCGCAATGAAACAGACCGCGACGATCCGCGATTGGATTGGCGCCGTAGTTCCCGGTTACGGAAAAATCACCGAAATCGGAACGACCAAAGAAGAATTCCAGATCGACGGTCGAACGTTCCGCGAGAAAAAATTCGGCACCGAAGACGGTCGCGCGGTGATGCACACACACACGCTGCCCAACTTGAAGGGCCTCGGCCAACAAGAACTTCGCATGATGACCGTTCGCAGCGAAGGTCAATTCAACACCGTCGTCTATGAAGAAGAAGACCTTTATCGGAACCAAGATCGCCGCGACATCATCTTGATGCACCCCGACGACTTGAAACGCCTTGGATTGCAACACGACCAACGCGTCACCATCAAAAGCGAAACAGGTTCGCTGCCCGGGATCCTTGCGCGGGGCTACGAAGAAATTCGTCCCGGCAACGCTTTGATGTATTACCCCGAATCGAATGTGCTGGTGTCTCGCCAAGTCGACCCGGCCAGCAAAACGCCGGCATTCAAAAATGTGGTCGTGACGATCGAAAAGTAA
- a CDS encoding S8 family serine peptidase yields MFTRDSLNADAHRIEPCERRLALSASLAGDLMLDALGGTVLGGTNLGGTGDDLDLQHNVPVPPPAELHDDTDTGVADFDTTDLRGAGQTVVVIDSGIAWDHLAFASPNGGTGFGPGYRVVGGWDFAEDDADPYDDGPTGFHGTHVAGTLAGKTNDFTGVASDADIVALRVFDDHGNSQLQWIESALQWVHANRNAFDSPITTVNLSVGAALSDANQAIAMQMLEDEFSLLRQDNILVFAAAGNFFDGGDGNTGLLYPASSDSVVPVSSIDGNGELNEFAQRQSDIFAASGRSVSSSVPDHVFGWDGRVDDFAALDGTSMASPQIAGASMLVRQAMIDEGLSPTADNILARMRDTSIEHTDPTTGQTYRTLDLAAALVGQPATQATIDHFDGSVESEHVQLDLRDGIVMRVGEKTYFIDPAHDGAIVIDVGGGYDSLSILGSDAAERLILNPSGDEVGSSTGSLSTNAFTIQLRGFEKVAFEGGGGPDRASLFDSTSSDHLDSRPGLATLKGVGFEYTVTGVPKVYVHATAGGNDVAFLNDSSGDDSLSVRPQFTSLRSDDSFQLAYGFERVYAYATSGGNDIAEIYDSAGDDTMSISSGRSIITGPGYHVSASGFESTIGYATGGGNDIARIYADETSSNWDVATDRVQWTGQDAAVRIARGFERTEAFEQFEPIELIPLSTGVASTPWWVEDPKIRAERDAEASRSLFAALGEE; encoded by the coding sequence TTGTTCACAAGAGACTCCCTGAACGCCGACGCGCACCGAATCGAGCCGTGCGAACGACGACTTGCACTGTCTGCATCGCTGGCGGGTGACTTGATGCTGGACGCATTGGGCGGGACGGTTCTGGGTGGGACGAATCTAGGCGGGACGGGCGATGACCTGGACCTGCAACACAACGTCCCCGTTCCGCCACCGGCCGAACTGCATGACGATACCGACACTGGCGTCGCAGACTTCGACACCACTGACTTACGCGGCGCTGGCCAAACCGTCGTTGTGATCGACAGCGGGATCGCGTGGGACCATCTCGCATTCGCCTCGCCCAATGGTGGCACAGGCTTCGGTCCTGGATACCGCGTCGTTGGCGGATGGGACTTTGCCGAAGACGATGCCGACCCCTATGACGATGGGCCGACCGGCTTCCATGGAACCCACGTTGCCGGAACGCTAGCAGGAAAAACAAACGACTTCACCGGAGTCGCGTCGGACGCCGACATCGTCGCGCTTCGCGTCTTCGACGATCATGGCAACAGCCAACTGCAATGGATCGAATCGGCCCTTCAATGGGTACACGCCAACCGCAACGCCTTCGACTCGCCGATCACGACGGTCAATCTATCGGTCGGCGCGGCACTATCAGATGCCAATCAGGCGATCGCGATGCAGATGCTTGAAGATGAATTCTCGCTGCTGCGCCAGGACAATATCCTGGTGTTCGCCGCGGCCGGAAACTTCTTCGACGGCGGCGATGGCAACACGGGATTGCTGTACCCCGCGTCAAGCGATTCCGTTGTGCCCGTGTCGTCGATCGACGGTAACGGCGAACTCAACGAGTTTGCACAACGACAATCCGATATCTTTGCCGCAAGCGGGCGATCCGTTTCCAGCTCGGTTCCCGACCATGTGTTCGGATGGGACGGACGGGTCGACGATTTCGCGGCACTCGACGGCACCAGCATGGCGTCGCCCCAAATTGCCGGCGCCTCGATGCTGGTCCGGCAAGCGATGATCGACGAAGGGTTGTCGCCGACCGCCGACAATATTTTGGCGCGGATGCGAGATACTTCGATCGAGCACACCGATCCAACGACGGGCCAAACGTATCGAACGTTGGACTTGGCTGCTGCCCTGGTCGGCCAACCCGCGACGCAAGCAACCATCGATCACTTCGACGGTTCGGTGGAAAGCGAACACGTCCAACTGGATCTGCGCGACGGCATCGTGATGCGAGTTGGCGAAAAAACGTACTTCATCGATCCGGCGCACGATGGTGCGATCGTCATCGATGTCGGAGGTGGCTACGATTCGCTGTCGATCTTGGGCAGCGACGCAGCCGAACGTTTGATCTTGAATCCCAGCGGCGACGAAGTCGGTTCGTCCACGGGCTCCCTTTCGACCAATGCGTTTACGATCCAACTGCGAGGATTTGAGAAGGTCGCCTTCGAAGGTGGTGGAGGCCCCGACCGGGCTTCGTTGTTTGATTCGACTTCGTCGGACCACTTGGATTCGCGTCCAGGACTGGCGACGTTGAAGGGCGTCGGGTTCGAGTACACCGTGACGGGTGTTCCGAAGGTTTACGTGCACGCAACCGCCGGCGGTAACGATGTCGCGTTCTTGAACGACAGCAGCGGCGACGACTCGCTTTCGGTTCGACCGCAATTCACCAGTCTGCGAAGCGACGACTCGTTCCAACTGGCTTACGGGTTTGAACGGGTCTACGCGTACGCCACCAGCGGTGGCAACGACATCGCCGAAATCTATGACTCGGCCGGCGACGATACGATGAGCATTTCATCGGGTCGGTCCATCATCACCGGACCGGGTTACCACGTCAGCGCCTCGGGATTCGAGTCGACCATCGGGTACGCCACGGGCGGCGGCAATGATATCGCACGGATTTATGCCGACGAAACGAGCTCGAACTGGGACGTTGCGACCGATCGCGTCCAGTGGACCGGCCAGGACGCGGCGGTCCGCATCGCTCGCGGATTCGAACGCACCGAAGCGTTCGAGCAGTTTGAACCCATCGAACTGATTCCGCTTTCGACCGGCGTCGCGTCGACACCATGGTGGGTCGAAGACCCGAAAATCCGTGCGGAACGTGATGCCGAGGCCTCGCGATCGCTGTTCGCGGCGTTGGGCGAAGAATAG